The DNA segment CTCATTGCCCGCTCATCACCATGTAAAAAATCTTTTATCAGTTTTGAGTTTTGACTTTTAGGGTTTGAGGTATTAATAGTCAATTCCTTGCCTTGAGATAAATCCCTTTTGGTATGGGTGCTTAATTTCCTTTATTTCGCTGACCAAATCAGCCAGATCAATAAGTTCTTTGGCAGCATAACGACCAGTAAGAATAAGTTCAATCTGCTTGGGACAATTTTTAATGAGCTCAATAACATCCGGTAATTTAATTAGGCCATAATCAATCGCAACATTAATCTCATCCAGAATGACCATATTATATTTTTTTTCGTTAATTACTTTTCGTGCTAATTTTAAGCCTTTTTCGGCATATGCAATATCTTCTTTACTGGGATTACCTTTTTCCACAAAAGTTGGCAGTCCTGATTGCACGACCTTAAAATTTTTCAGTTTCTTAAGTGTTTTGATCTCGCCATAACCCGCATCACCTTTCATAAACTGTATCATTATCACTTTCCATTTATGTCCCAAGGCTCTTATTGCCTGACCAATCGCGGCTGTGGTTTTACCTTTGCCATTGCCTGTATAGATTTGTATCATTAAATTATTATTCGCCTAATCTAACTTCATTCAAAAATCTACCAATGGCTTTGAAGATATTATATTCTAATATCTCTTTTGCTACTGGCGAATTCTGAATTAATACCGCTATTTGAGAAGTCGGGTCAGTTGCCACTAAGATTAATCGCAATATGAAATGAAGAACTATCCAAGCAGTCGCAACACCAAAAATAAAACTTAGATAAGCATCAAATGGTTCCCAGGTAAGTTCTAAGCGGGTGGTTATCAATTTTGCAATATATAATAAGATGACCGCCATTACTATGAACATAATTAATAGCGTTACTCCTTTGCTAATCGGTAAAAAATTAGCAATGGATGAATACGTTTTAAGTGCTATCCAGGTTGTTAGCAGTAAAGCAATCATTTCAAATAAGGGGATATCCATCTCTTTTGAGCCTCGAGCAGTTTGCACAATAATAATAATTAATGCAACTAATAATATAATCCAATCGATGCCGGTCATAATTAGTTAATCACCTCTATTCATTTTAGTTTATTTCACTTATCTATTTTTACTTAAGAAAATGTGTTTGTCAATAAGTGTCTGTGAGAAATTTATAATCACGAAAGCACGAAAATTATGACAAATTGCTAATGGCTATTAGCAAATGGCTAAATAGTGTTTCTGAGCATCGTAATTTTTAGTATCTAAACTCACGTCCTACAGATAAAGAAAAATTTGGGTTTATTTTATTATTGGGCATTTTGACTAAGTCAGCGAAACTAAGAATTAATTGCAATGGTCCAATGGGGGTATTAGTTCTAATGCCGAAACCGGCACCAAAATGACAGTCTCTATTAAAATTAAAATTGGTAATCAACTCGTCGTATTTCTTAAAACTGACAATATTGGCTAATACCTGAAAATAGAAGGGGTAATCTTGATGACTAAATAGGCGAAATAAACGAAAATCAGCACTGGTGCCGATATTTAATTTTTGTTCAGTTAAAAACTCATCTTTCTTAAAACCAATCAGATTTTCCGCCCCAGAATGAAAGTATTCAGATAAAGGCAGTGTGCCATAACTAATGCCGATTTCCAGTTTGGGCTTTAATGTCAACCAAGGTAAAAAAGATATTGCCTGTTCAGAAAAATAACGGAGTTTTAAGAAATCGGTTGACGCATTTAATTTTTGAAGGGAAGAAAAACCAGTTATGCGATAAGTTATGCCCTGAGTGGGAAAATATAGATTATCAAAATTGTTGAATTCTAATCTAAATAAAGGACCAATTATCCATTCTCGGTTAGGAAAGTTATTAAAGAATGATAAGCTGGGTTTAGTATAAGTTGCTTTATAACTATTAAAACCGATATTAAAAAAGGCATCGCGTCCTAAAATATAACCAATTTCAAAGACTCCGCCGATTAAATTAGTATAATAATCTGCTGACCATACTCTGTCTTCAAAATAGGAATTATGTAATGCCCGGTAAAAACCATCTAAACGATAGCCAAAGGGCAATAGAAAAAGTCTTGTGCCCGTTAAACCCAGACGATATTCATTGGGATTACCAAGATGAATGGCTCCTCGCACATTGGCACCTGAGCCGGATAAATTGCCTTGACCAACTTCTAAACCCATAATAATATTGTCGTAATTATCATATCGGAGACCAAAAGAATAAAAGCCAAATGCCTTTTCTTGTAAGACTATTGTTACATCAACTGAGTCTGCGTTAAATTCTACGCGATAGTCAACATCTTCAAAAAAATCAGTGTTGAATAATCTAACCAAATCATTTATCAACTGGTCAAATTTTAGATGAGTTCCTTTACGAATTGTCAATTTATGGGTAATAATATTTTTATGAGTTGTTTTTAGACCTTCAATTCGGATAGTACGAATTATTGACATTGACCGTTTCGTTATTTTATTGCGTTGCGCAATGACTTTTTTACCTTTTAATTTCTCTTTTATTATCGGAATTACTTTTCTGGTTGCTTCTTCCCCGGCTTTGATGAGTTCTTTTGCCTTAAAAAAGTCTGAATGCTTAAATGGTTCTACATTTGGTTCAATTAAGACATCAGCATATTCTTTTTGTCGATTTAAGTCTTCAATTGCTACTAAATCCATACTTCGGGACACAATATCAATTAACGAGATACCTGTTTCTGGAGTATGTCGTATAGTTAAGGATGCAATTATGAAATCAGGATTGAATTCAAACAGTGGGTCCACTGGTAAATTCTGAATTAGACCACCATCAACATATTCTCGGTCTTGAATCTTTTTAGGCGCAAAGACACCGGGGATGGCAATACTTGCTCGAATTGCTTGAGCTAATCTGCCGTATTTAAGAATTACCTTCTTACCACTTGCTAAATCTACTGCGACTGCGCGATAAGGAATTGGTAAACTATCGAAATTATAATAGGTATCATATTCAATTTGGGACAAACATCGCATCAATAAGAAATCGACATTTTGGATTGGCACCAAACCACTAGGTAAGATTGGAATAAAATTATGATGTCTTAATTGGAGAAAATATCTTTGGACTTGTTGTCTTTCAGGTAAATAGCGCGCGCCAAAAGGTACTTCCGCACTAAAAAGTGACCACCAATTAACACTTAAAGCAATACTTTCAATTTGAGTTGCGCTATAACCTGCAGAATATAATCCCCCCACTAAAGAACCCATGCTATTACCAGCAATAAAAGAAACCGGAATTTGTTCTTGTTCTAATACTTTTAACACGCCGATATGGGCAATGCCTAATGCTCCACCACCAGAAAGGGCTAAACCAATTCGGACAATATTGGTGTCGTTCAAAACTTGCCCGAAACAAAAAGAAATTAATAGAAATATCAAAATAGCAGTTCTTTGCACAATTTTATTATACGCATAAATGCGTTTAAGTAAATAAGCGGATTCTAAAGGAACGCCAATTAAAAATAAGAAAAAAAGAGTATTAGAAAAACCATTAATGAATATAAAACGCAATCAAAACACTTCAAATAACAATGAACAAAGAAGACATTGCGAAATAAATTAACCATAATCTAAGTACATTCGTGTTAATTCGTGGCTTAATTGTTTTCGTGCGTTGATGATTAAAATGACTTTAGTTGGTTCTATTTAAAACATCATTTTAACAAAAATTTTGAGATAATTGTTATTTAACTCATTTGATTTGTTGTATATTATCGAATAATTGCTTAAATAAGAGAACTAAAGGGTCAGTTGTCCACGATGTGCAATAGTAAGTTAAAAGAACATTATGGTTAAATCATTGGTTATACCATTTGATTTATTTTTAACTACAATTAGTTTGTTTAGTGTCAAAGAATAAAGTAGTCTATATCAGTAGCATTAGAAGATTTTTTATCCTATCAATCAGATATTCACCTATCACATTTTATGTGAAGATGAAAAGTGAGTTAGAAAATATATAAAGGACTCACTCATTAATCTCATATAAAAATTAAAAATGAAATGCGAAAAAATAATTATAAAGAAGAAAAAGTAATCTCTTTATATTAGATTTACGGATATTTTACAAACATTTATAATAATCTCTAAAACTCACATCGTCTTCATCTATCTGCTTTGTCTTTTTGAACATGAAGATTCACATAAAACATTAATTTTAGAAAATATAAAGTTAACTTCTTGCTTTGGGCCATATTATAGAATATATAGTCCATATTAGGAAATATCCTGATATACTACATTTTATTACTCAAAAATATGTCAACACTCTATATTTTTGTCCACTTGACTTAATCTATAAAACTTCTATAATATCAGTATGAAACTATCGGATAAATTATTGAGTCTTATTAAAGAGACAATTAATGCTTGCGGTGTGGAACTTTATGATGTTGAGTTCAAAGGTAAAATATTACGCGTATCCATTACTAAACCTGAAGGCATCTCTTTAGACGAATGCGCTTATGTTTCCGAAAGACTTTCGCAAAAATTGGATTTGGAAAACCTCATTCCAACTCGTTACTATTTAGAAGTTTCTTCTCCAGGCATTGAGCGGAAATTACGAAATGTTTCTGATTATCAAGGCGTTATCGGAAATAAGGTATCTATTATAACTAAAAGCGGTAGGTTTGTTGGTAAGGTTCAGTCAGTGGAGGCATCGGGTTTAGTAATATTGAATGATGTTGGTTCAAAAGGCAAGGCTGGTGAAGCAGAAGTTATTTCGTTTGCTGATATAAAATCAGCACATCTGGTAGTTGCAACTGAAGATTTGTTCAAAGAAGCAATTTCCCGAATGCAAAAATCAAGTCGCGATAATTTTGCCGATTATAACGAACTAAATCAATCCGAGATAAAAGTAGATAATAATATTGGAGGCATTGATGAATAAAGAAGTTTCTAATATTATCACCCAAATTGCCCGAATTCGTAATGTTGACATTAATTATGTCTGTGAAACTTTAAAGAATTCAATTGTCGCAGGATTAAAAAAACGTTTCGGGCCGGATGCTCAAATTGAAGCCGATATAACGCCAGAATCTGGAGAGTTAAAGGTTTACATCGCGAAAAAGGTAAGTGCAAAAGTAAAGAATCCGGTTAATGAGATTTCTTTAGAAGAAGCTAAAACCATTAACCCCAATGTCGAAGTTGGTTCTATAGTCCGCATTGAAATTCCCTTGTCTGAGATTGGCCGGAGTGCGATTAGAAAGGCCTCAGATGAGTTGATGGTAAAACTCCGTGAAGCCGAACGAAACAAACTCTTTGATGAGTTCAATCGTAAACGGGGCGAGATTATTTCCGGCACTATTAGTAAAATCGGCAAAGATGAGATTATTGTTAATATTGGTTTGACTGAAGCAATTTTATTAAATAAAGACCAATTAAAAACAGACCATTACCGTCAGGGTGCACCAATTAAGACAATCATCTATCGTGTGGACAAAACACCAATTGGCCCACGCATTTATCTATCTCGCACCCACAATGATTTTTTGCGAAAATTATTATTAAAAGAAGTGCCGGAAATTCGGGAAGGAATTGTGGAAATTAAAGGTATTGCCCGAGCACCTGGTCAAAGGGCTAAAGTTGCAGTTGCCAGTAATGATGAAAAAGTTGACCCAGTGGGTGCTTGTGTTGGATATCGAAAGTCACGAATCGAAAATATTATTCGGGAACTTTCCGGGGAAAAGATTGATATTGTGTTGTATAGTAAAGATATGGATGTATATATTAGCCGAGCCTTAGCACCAGCCAAAGTAAAAGAAGTGATTAAAGAAGGTGAAACTTATTTTGTGATTGTGCCTGATGACGATTTTTCAATTGCTATTGGTAAACGGGGACAAAATGTTGTTTTAGCCAGTGCTTTAGTCGGGACAAAACTGGAAGTTCTTAAAGAATCGGAATATAGAAATCGAGTTCTGGCGGAAAAGGCCAAATCGATTTCCTTAAAACAGTTGGATTTACCCGAAGAAGATATTATTAAATTACAAGATGCTCAAATTTTTACTGCCTTTGATGTAATTAATTTATCTACTGAACAGATTGCAATGTCAGCAAACTTCGAATTAGACAAGGTTGAACAAATAAAAAAACAAGTGCGAGAGCAATTAGAAAAAATGTTTAGTCTTCAGGAACTGAAAAGTAATAAATGATTAAATAACAATAGAAATAACAACAACAATGTTACAACTAATTGGCCGAATAAATAGAGTGATTAAAAATCAAATAATATTATTAGATATAAACTTCTGAGACCATCATTAAAAATATGCCACAACCATCGCAGGACGCTCGAAAGATTAATCAGGTGCAGAAAAAGAAAAAGTCCGTAAATGGCTTGAAAGTAAATGAAGTTGCGCGTCGGCTTAATCTTTCGAGTGAAGCAGTAGTTTCAATACTTAAGGAACTAGGATTTCCACCTCGGGGATATACTGCGCTGGTTACTTTTGATGAGTTTAATAAAGTCAAAGAAAAAGTGAAACAGGAAAAGACACTTTTCAAAGAATCACTTAAAAAAAAGACCGTATCAGAAGTAAAAACTGCGCCTGCTACTAAATTGTCGGTTACCGAGATCGATGTTAAGAAAGCAGTCAAGAAGACATTAACTAAAATAGAACATCGTGAGGTAAAACCGAAACGCCATATTGTTAAAACTATACCCACAATAAGTGAACCGCAGGAAAGGAAAATTAAAGTCGCACCTTATCTTAGTGTTGCCGAATTAGCCCACCTGTTTAATGTTCCAGTTAATGAAGTAATAAAGAAATGTATCGGGTTCGGCTTATTGGCAACAGTTAATCATCGCTTAGACCCAGAAACAATTACTTTACTGGCTGATGAATTCGGTATTAAAGTAGAAATTGAAGAAGAGACGATTCAGCCGACTGAAATCAAAGGTGAACTTCTTGAACGACCCCCGGTAGTGGTTGTAATGGGGCATGTTGACCATGGCAAGACATCTTTGCTCGATTATATCCGTAAAACTAAAGTTGCTGAAAAAGAACCAGGAAAGATTACCCAACATACCGGTGCTTATGTTGTCAACTATAACAATAAAAGAATAACTTTCTTAGATACACCGGGTCATGTTGCATTTACTGCAATGCGGGCTCGAGGTGCGCAAATTACTGATATTGCAGTATTAGTTGTTGCCGCAGATGATGGGGTTATGCCTCAAACCATTGAAGCCTTAAATCACGCTCGTGCCGCTGGTATTCCGATTATTGTTGCCATAACTAAATGTGATTTGCCGAATACTAATCCAGAAGTAGTAAAAACTCAATTGTCCAAACAGGGGATTCGAATTGAAGAATATGGTGGGGATACAATGTGTGTTTTAACTTCAGTTCGAACCGGAATGGGTATTGAAGACTTGTTAGAAGCAATTCTTTTATTAAGTGAAGAATTAAAGTTGCAAGCAGTATATGAAGGAAATGCTTCAGGCGTTGTGATTGAAAGTCGAGTTGACAAGGGCCGGGGTAATGTTGTTACGGTCTTAATCCAACAAGGCACCTTAAAGCGCGGAGACATATTCGTTTGTGGTGAATTCTATGGTCGAGCACGAGATTTGCTTAATGAAAACTTTCACCGGCTAGACCGAGCGACACCGTCAACACCGGTCTTAGTTTTGGGGTGCTCTGGTCTGCCTGAAGCCGGCGACCGATTTGAAGTCGTTAATGATGAACGAACTGCTCGAGATATCGCGATGCGCCGAGCTTTAGCAAAACGCGATATGCGACTGAAACATAAGACACCAGTTTCTTTGCAGCAATTACAACAGAAAATTGCTGAAGGTAAAACTAAAGAGATGAAAATCGTGCTTAAGGCTGATACCTTTGGTTCGGCTGAAGCCCTAAAAGATGCTTTAGAGGGTTTATCAATTGAAGAAGTGGTGATTCGGGTTATTCATGCAGGTATTGGACAGATTACGAGTTCGGATGTGCTTTTAGCCCAAGCATCTGAAGCAATTATTGTCGGCTATCATGTTACTGCTTTAGCCGATGCTGCGGAAATTGCAGAACGTGAAGGAGTAGAAATCAGATATTATAATGTGATCTATTCAGCCTTAGACGATATTCGTTCCGCAATGTTAGGACTTTTAGAACCAGAACAGAAAGAAGTTTTGATTGGAAAAGGCGTCATTCGCCAGGTATTTATGATTCCACGCGTTGGACCGGTTGCTGGTGTCTATGTAACTGAAGGCAAGGTAACCAGAACCTGTTTAGTGAAAGTTATGCGTGATGGTAAAGAAGTGCTAAAAAGCCGAATCAGTTCATTAAAACGATTCAAGGACGATGTTAAAGAAGTGGAAAGCGGATATGAATGTGGTATTGGCATTGAGAATGCGACCGATTTACAACCAGAAGATATTTTAGAATTCTATAAAATCGAAGAAGTGGTTCGAACAATTGAAAGTTCATTGACCCCAAAAGAGTAATGACTAACGATTTTACAAAATCGAAGATGTTGGTACGATTGTGAAATTTCTCCAAGGACCAAAGGCTAAAAACTAATGACTTATAAATAATAACTAAAACAACCAATGTCCATAGGTCTTTTAGTTATTGATTGTATGTTAAATAATAGCCATTCGCTTAAAGAAAAAAGGAGTGTTTTCCAAAGTATCACTAATAAAATCCGGCAGAATTTTAATGTTTCAGTTGCCGAAACAAACTATCAAGACCTTTGGCAAAGAGCCGAATTATCAATCGTATTTGTCAACACTGATTGGAAGATGATTGAACGAAACTTTCAACGCATCCTTGAATTCATTGAACAAGACCGAAGGATTACTATTCTGAATCACGAAGCAAAATCAATCTACTAAAAGATTAATACCATAATCCCAAAATCAATCAATGAAAACAGAAATTTCCAAGTTAAATCTTAAACAAATTATTCAACAAGCGTTAAAAGAAGATATTGGGTCAGGCGATATCACGACAAACTTTACAGTTGATAAAAATAAGATTGTCACTGCGGAAATTATTGCTAAAGATGACGGAATTCTTGCCGGTAGCGATGTTGTTAAGATGGTATTTCAGTATCTTGACCCCAAAGTAAATGTTAATTTTAAAATCAAAGACGGCGAGCGATTTAAGTCTAAACAAGTGATTGCTCAAATAACTGGCAAAGCACAAGCATTATTAAGTGGTGAACGAACCGCACTAAATTTTCTCTGTCGGTTATCAGGTATTGCAAGTTTAACTCGGAAGTTTGTTGATAAAATATCGGATACAAAAGCAAAGATTCTGGATACCAGAAAAACAACTCCACTTTTGCGGGATTTGGAAAAATATGCTGTTCGCGTTGGTGGCGGTTATAATCACCGGATGGGACTTTATGATATGATGCTAGTTAAAGATAATCATATTAAAATTGCCGGAGGTATAACGCAAGCAATTAAAAAAGCACAGAAATATAATAAAAACAAATTACCTATTGAAGTAGAGACAAAAAATTTAAATGAAGTTAAGCAAGCGTTAGCACTTAATGTTTCAATTATTATGTTGGATAATATGAATTTAAGGCAGATTGCTCAAGCAGTAAAATTAGTTAAAGGAAAAGCAAAACTTGAAGTATCAGGAGGCGTTAACTTAAAAAATGTCCGAAAGATTGCGAAAACTGGGGTAGATTATATTTCAGTCGGTGCTATAACCCATTCCGCACCAATTGTTGATATGTCGATGAAGATAAAATGAGGATACGGAAAAAAACATTGACCTCGTACATTCGCAGAAAATTTATAAGAAACTTTTAATGATTTTTATCCATTGTGGATTTGGCTTATTATAATTAACCTTGTTTGGAACAATATATTCGTTAATAAAATTTGTTTTTCCGGTTCTTAAATAAATGTTCAGACAATATTTTAAGATAACATATTTATAGTCAAAGAGTAAAGCTTATCATAGATAATGTTTAGTAAACTTATTTTGGGTTCGAATAGAAAACAAAAAATCCAAAGATTGGAGGCCAAAATGAGGGTTATTAAATATATCTTCTATCTTTGGCTATTAGTTTTTGGGTTAGCGTCTGCTTATACTTTTCATGGTTCAGCAATGGCACCAAATAGTCTTAAAGGTTGGGTTGTGACAATTGATACACCGGGAGTTTTTCATACACCAAATTGTGGATTAGATTGGATAAGACAAAATCTAATAACCTACCGAGAACTTGCTGATGTTTTTTCCCTCACTGAACAAAAAGGATGGATTGCTTCTTATTCGTATGGTTATATTTTTTACACAGAAGATGGCGGAACAAATTGGTTACTACAAGTTATGGGATTGTCCAAATGGACGAATCGTGTCTTCTTTATTGATGACAGTTGTGGTTGGGTTGCTTGTCGCGGTGCAATGTTAGGTCGAACAAACAACGGAGGCCAAAATTGGGAACAAATATTTTTACCCTATCCACCGTTTCGTTTAGATTCAGTTGATATGCAGAATATATCATTTATTGATAGAGCAAAAGGCTGGTTTTGTGCGGGCAGGTATCCTGAATACCGTTCCTGGCCAGGCGAAACTTGTTATACTAAAGGTCAAGGATATATTGCAAAATCAACTGATGGCGGTTTGAACTGGCAACTGCTCTTAAAAGATACAATTTATGATTTCTTTGATGTTAAATTTCAAGATTCATTAAATGGTTTTGTTGTCGGTGGCAATGACCGAACAATGTCAGCAATTATAATGCGAACTGCTAATGGTGGTAATACCTGGCAAACAATAACAATTCCCTGGCAAACAAAATATCTCAGAGCATTAGAATTTATTTCACCTAACCGTTTCTGGGCAGTTGGTCATAATGGCACAATACTTTATTCTTGCGATGCTGGCAATAGTTGGACTTTACAACAAAGTAATGTTAATGCGACTTTGTATGATGTTGATTTTGCAGATTCGTTATATGGTCTTGTTGCCGGCGATAGTTATGTTTTATATACTCATAATGCCGGACAAACTTGGAGTAAAACGCGGATTGGTATCAGACAGGAAAATACTTCATATCTGGTAATGGAAAATCAAGTAGAGATATATCCGAATCCAGCATCATCGCATTTCGCTATTCGCTTTTCGTCCCACGCTTGCCCGCTTCGGGTTGACTGCATAAGAATTTATGATGTGACCGGAAATGTGATAAAAGTTCAAGAGTTCAAAGATGGAAAAGTTCAAAAGATTTCGCTTGATGGGATTAAGTGTGGTGTCTATTTTGTCAAAATTGGAAATCAACTGATAAGGAAAAAATTGATTGTAATAAAATGATTAGGATTGGAGAAGTCATTCTTTAATAATTACATAAAAGTTGATTGTAATAAAATGACTAAGTTCGGTGAAATTATTCTTTAATAACGATGTAAAGGTTAATTGTAATAAAATAATTAAGATACGTGAAGGTATTCTTTAATAACGATATAAAGGTTGATTGTAATAAAATAATTAAGATAGGTGAAGGCATTCTTTAATAACGACATAAAGGTTGATTGTAATACAATGATTAGGATATGTGAAGGTATTCTTTAATAACTACATAAGAGTTAATTGTAATAAAAAAATTAAAATTGGAGAAGTCATTTTTTAATAACGACATAAAAGTTAATTTTAATAAAATTATTAGAACAGGCAAAGTTATTTTTTATAATTTCATAAAAGTTGTTGTAATATATTGATTACGATTAGTAAACTCATTCCTTAATCACCAGATGAAAGTTAAAAATAATTCTTTATAATCACTACACAACCGCTAACATCTTTTCTAATGCCAGTCGGGCTTTTTGAGCAATTTCTTCAGGCACAACAATTTCATTATTCTCAATTTCTAAAACGGATAACACTTTATCTAATGTTGTTTTTTTCATATTATTGCATATCGCGGTTCTTTTTAAGGGATGGCAAAGTTTATTCGGATATTCTCTTTTAATGCGATTGCATAAACCGACTTCAGTGCCTAAAACAACTTCGTCAAAGTCTTTTGCTAATTTAATCATACCACTGGTAGAAGCAACAAAATCGGCCTCGTTAATAACTTCAGGTAGACATTCGGGATGGACAATAATTTTCGCATTAGGGTATATTTTACGAGCCTTGATGATATCTTCAGCCGTAAAATATAATGC comes from the candidate division WOR-3 bacterium genome and includes:
- the cobO gene encoding cob(I)yrinic acid a,c-diamide adenosyltransferase → MIQIYTGNGKGKTTAAIGQAIRALGHKWKVIMIQFMKGDAGYGEIKTLKKLKNFKVVQSGLPTFVEKGNPSKEDIAYAEKGLKLARKVINEKKYNMVILDEINVAIDYGLIKLPDVIELIKNCPKQIELILTGRYAAKELIDLADLVSEIKEIKHPYQKGFISRQGIDY
- a CDS encoding CvpA family protein, whose translation is MTGIDWIILLVALIIIIVQTARGSKEMDIPLFEMIALLLTTWIALKTYSSIANFLPISKGVTLLIMFIVMAVILLYIAKLITTRLELTWEPFDAYLSFIFGVATAWIVLHFILRLILVATDPTSQIAVLIQNSPVAKEILEYNIFKAIGRFLNEVRLGE
- a CDS encoding patatin-like phospholipase family protein — its product is MRFIFINGFSNTLFFLFLIGVPLESAYLLKRIYAYNKIVQRTAILIFLLISFCFGQVLNDTNIVRIGLALSGGGALGIAHIGVLKVLEQEQIPVSFIAGNSMGSLVGGLYSAGYSATQIESIALSVNWWSLFSAEVPFGARYLPERQQVQRYFLQLRHHNFIPILPSGLVPIQNVDFLLMRCLSQIEYDTYYNFDSLPIPYRAVAVDLASGKKVILKYGRLAQAIRASIAIPGVFAPKKIQDREYVDGGLIQNLPVDPLFEFNPDFIIASLTIRHTPETGISLIDIVSRSMDLVAIEDLNRQKEYADVLIEPNVEPFKHSDFFKAKELIKAGEEATRKVIPIIKEKLKGKKVIAQRNKITKRSMSIIRTIRIEGLKTTHKNIITHKLTIRKGTHLKFDQLINDLVRLFNTDFFEDVDYRVEFNADSVDVTIVLQEKAFGFYSFGLRYDNYDNIIMGLEVGQGNLSGSGANVRGAIHLGNPNEYRLGLTGTRLFLLPFGYRLDGFYRALHNSYFEDRVWSADYYTNLIGGVFEIGYILGRDAFFNIGFNSYKATYTKPSLSFFNNFPNREWIIGPLFRLEFNNFDNLYFPTQGITYRITGFSSLQKLNASTDFLKLRYFSEQAISFLPWLTLKPKLEIGISYGTLPLSEYFHSGAENLIGFKKDEFLTEQKLNIGTSADFRLFRLFSHQDYPFYFQVLANIVSFKKYDELITNFNFNRDCHFGAGFGIRTNTPIGPLQLILSFADLVKMPNNKINPNFSLSVGREFRY
- a CDS encoding ribosome maturation factor RimP; the encoded protein is MKLSDKLLSLIKETINACGVELYDVEFKGKILRVSITKPEGISLDECAYVSERLSQKLDLENLIPTRYYLEVSSPGIERKLRNVSDYQGVIGNKVSIITKSGRFVGKVQSVEASGLVILNDVGSKGKAGEAEVISFADIKSAHLVVATEDLFKEAISRMQKSSRDNFADYNELNQSEIKVDNNIGGIDE
- the nusA gene encoding transcription termination factor NusA; its protein translation is MNKEVSNIITQIARIRNVDINYVCETLKNSIVAGLKKRFGPDAQIEADITPESGELKVYIAKKVSAKVKNPVNEISLEEAKTINPNVEVGSIVRIEIPLSEIGRSAIRKASDELMVKLREAERNKLFDEFNRKRGEIISGTISKIGKDEIIVNIGLTEAILLNKDQLKTDHYRQGAPIKTIIYRVDKTPIGPRIYLSRTHNDFLRKLLLKEVPEIREGIVEIKGIARAPGQRAKVAVASNDEKVDPVGACVGYRKSRIENIIRELSGEKIDIVLYSKDMDVYISRALAPAKVKEVIKEGETYFVIVPDDDFSIAIGKRGQNVVLASALVGTKLEVLKESEYRNRVLAEKAKSISLKQLDLPEEDIIKLQDAQIFTAFDVINLSTEQIAMSANFELDKVEQIKKQVREQLEKMFSLQELKSNK
- the infB gene encoding translation initiation factor IF-2; translation: MPQPSQDARKINQVQKKKKSVNGLKVNEVARRLNLSSEAVVSILKELGFPPRGYTALVTFDEFNKVKEKVKQEKTLFKESLKKKTVSEVKTAPATKLSVTEIDVKKAVKKTLTKIEHREVKPKRHIVKTIPTISEPQERKIKVAPYLSVAELAHLFNVPVNEVIKKCIGFGLLATVNHRLDPETITLLADEFGIKVEIEEETIQPTEIKGELLERPPVVVVMGHVDHGKTSLLDYIRKTKVAEKEPGKITQHTGAYVVNYNNKRITFLDTPGHVAFTAMRARGAQITDIAVLVVAADDGVMPQTIEALNHARAAGIPIIVAITKCDLPNTNPEVVKTQLSKQGIRIEEYGGDTMCVLTSVRTGMGIEDLLEAILLLSEELKLQAVYEGNASGVVIESRVDKGRGNVVTVLIQQGTLKRGDIFVCGEFYGRARDLLNENFHRLDRATPSTPVLVLGCSGLPEAGDRFEVVNDERTARDIAMRRALAKRDMRLKHKTPVSLQQLQQKIAEGKTKEMKIVLKADTFGSAEALKDALEGLSIEEVVIRVIHAGIGQITSSDVLLAQASEAIIVGYHVTALADAAEIAEREGVEIRYYNVIYSALDDIRSAMLGLLEPEQKEVLIGKGVIRQVFMIPRVGPVAGVYVTEGKVTRTCLVKVMRDGKEVLKSRISSLKRFKDDVKEVESGYECGIGIENATDLQPEDILEFYKIEEVVRTIESSLTPKE
- a CDS encoding DUF503 domain-containing protein, with protein sequence MSIGLLVIDCMLNNSHSLKEKRSVFQSITNKIRQNFNVSVAETNYQDLWQRAELSIVFVNTDWKMIERNFQRILEFIEQDRRITILNHEAKSIY
- the nadC gene encoding carboxylating nicotinate-nucleotide diphosphorylase, translated to MKTEISKLNLKQIIQQALKEDIGSGDITTNFTVDKNKIVTAEIIAKDDGILAGSDVVKMVFQYLDPKVNVNFKIKDGERFKSKQVIAQITGKAQALLSGERTALNFLCRLSGIASLTRKFVDKISDTKAKILDTRKTTPLLRDLEKYAVRVGGGYNHRMGLYDMMLVKDNHIKIAGGITQAIKKAQKYNKNKLPIEVETKNLNEVKQALALNVSIIMLDNMNLRQIAQAVKLVKGKAKLEVSGGVNLKNVRKIAKTGVDYISVGAITHSAPIVDMSMKIK
- a CDS encoding YCF48-related protein; the encoded protein is MRVIKYIFYLWLLVFGLASAYTFHGSAMAPNSLKGWVVTIDTPGVFHTPNCGLDWIRQNLITYRELADVFSLTEQKGWIASYSYGYIFYTEDGGTNWLLQVMGLSKWTNRVFFIDDSCGWVACRGAMLGRTNNGGQNWEQIFLPYPPFRLDSVDMQNISFIDRAKGWFCAGRYPEYRSWPGETCYTKGQGYIAKSTDGGLNWQLLLKDTIYDFFDVKFQDSLNGFVVGGNDRTMSAIIMRTANGGNTWQTITIPWQTKYLRALEFISPNRFWAVGHNGTILYSCDAGNSWTLQQSNVNATLYDVDFADSLYGLVAGDSYVLYTHNAGQTWSKTRIGIRQENTSYLVMENQVEIYPNPASSHFAIRFSSHACPLRVDCIRIYDVTGNVIKVQEFKDGKVQKISLDGIKCGVYFVKIGNQLIRKKLIVIK